From the genome of Streptomyces sp. NBC_01116, one region includes:
- a CDS encoding prolyl oligopeptidase family protein, which translates to MTAAARPAQHEYPRAARQDVVDELHGVRVPDPYRWLEDAKADEVIRWDAEQEALYAAERAAWPGRGRWEAEVAALTAVDRATPPRVRGGRVFWLRQDAGQEHPVLMVAEPGADTGRVLLDTEVLDPSGRTVLDAWQPSLEGDLLAFQVSRDGTEDSRLRVIDVATGKVVDGPVDRVRRSSVAWLPGGGAFYYVRRLDPRLNPGEEQYHRRVWLHRVGTAPGADVLVFGEGRDRTQFYSVSVSADGRWLGVRATLGTGRRTDLYLADLTAGPLERPALVPVQENIPAATHLHVAPGTGPRDPVWLRTDHGAARGHVVACPPDALHRGPEAWREVVAGRPDAVLTDFAVVAGPELDHPLGLAAWTRHTVAEVTVHDLTDGRQVASVPLPGSGSVGGFAAGPPGSHEAWFTYTDFVTPTRVLRFDGRTRRVTRWEHGARSAPEAEGAVTRQVAFPSRDGTTVRMFVISPTGRPDMPRPALLTGYGGFGQIMSPRYRPQILAWVRAGGVFAWAGLRGGGEEGEEWHLAGSGAEKQNTFDDFAAASDHLLAAGWAAPGRVAVMGSSNGGLLVGAALTQEPGKYAAAVCRVPLLDMVRFERSGLGPSWVPEYGSVRDPAQARTLLGYSPYHRVTPGVSYPAVLLAASDGDTRTDPLHARKMCAALQHATSGAGPVLLRLERGVGHGARAVSRVVALEAECLAFLAGQVGLRAPGGDAP; encoded by the coding sequence CGCGTCCCCGACCCGTACCGCTGGCTGGAGGACGCGAAGGCGGACGAGGTGATCCGCTGGGACGCCGAGCAGGAGGCCCTCTACGCGGCGGAGCGGGCGGCCTGGCCCGGCCGGGGGCGGTGGGAGGCGGAGGTGGCGGCGCTCACCGCCGTCGACCGCGCGACACCGCCCAGGGTCCGCGGCGGCCGGGTCTTCTGGCTGCGGCAGGACGCGGGCCAGGAGCATCCGGTGCTCATGGTGGCGGAGCCCGGGGCGGACACCGGGCGGGTGCTGCTGGACACCGAGGTCCTCGATCCTTCCGGCCGCACCGTCCTCGACGCCTGGCAGCCCTCCCTGGAGGGCGATCTGCTGGCCTTCCAGGTCTCCCGGGACGGCACCGAGGACTCGCGGCTCCGGGTGATCGACGTGGCGACCGGGAAGGTCGTCGACGGGCCGGTGGACCGGGTGCGGAGGTCGTCGGTCGCCTGGCTGCCCGGCGGCGGGGCGTTCTACTACGTCCGGCGGCTGGACCCGCGGCTGAACCCCGGCGAGGAGCAGTACCACCGACGGGTCTGGCTGCACCGGGTCGGGACCGCTCCCGGCGCCGACGTCCTGGTCTTCGGCGAGGGCCGGGACAGGACCCAGTTCTACAGCGTGTCCGTGTCCGCCGACGGCCGCTGGCTCGGGGTCAGGGCCACGCTCGGCACCGGCCGGCGCACCGACCTCTACCTGGCCGACCTGACCGCGGGACCGCTGGAGAGGCCGGCGCTGGTGCCGGTCCAGGAAAACATTCCGGCCGCCACCCATCTGCACGTGGCGCCCGGCACCGGTCCGCGGGACCCGGTGTGGCTGCGCACCGACCACGGCGCCGCTCGCGGCCATGTCGTCGCGTGCCCGCCGGACGCGCTCCACCGGGGCCCCGAGGCGTGGCGGGAGGTGGTGGCGGGACGTCCCGACGCGGTCCTCACCGACTTCGCTGTGGTCGCGGGGCCCGAACTCGACCACCCGCTCGGCCTGGCCGCCTGGACCCGCCACACGGTGGCGGAGGTGACCGTGCACGACCTGACGGACGGCAGGCAGGTGGCCTCGGTGCCGCTGCCGGGCAGCGGCTCCGTCGGTGGCTTCGCCGCCGGGCCGCCCGGCAGCCACGAGGCCTGGTTCACCTACACCGACTTCGTGACGCCGACGCGCGTCCTCCGCTTCGACGGGCGGACCCGCCGCGTGACGCGCTGGGAGCACGGTGCCCGGAGCGCACCCGAAGCCGAAGGGGCGGTCACCCGACAGGTCGCCTTCCCCTCCCGGGACGGGACGACCGTACGGATGTTCGTGATCTCCCCCACCGGTCGCCCGGACATGCCGCGCCCGGCCCTGCTCACCGGATACGGCGGCTTCGGCCAGATCATGTCGCCGCGGTACCGGCCCCAGATTCTCGCCTGGGTCAGGGCGGGCGGCGTCTTCGCCTGGGCGGGGCTGCGCGGCGGCGGTGAGGAGGGCGAGGAGTGGCACCTCGCGGGCAGCGGGGCCGAGAAGCAGAACACGTTCGACGACTTCGCCGCCGCCTCCGACCACCTGCTGGCGGCCGGCTGGGCGGCGCCCGGCAGGGTCGCGGTCATGGGCTCCTCCAACGGCGGGCTCCTGGTCGGAGCGGCCCTGACCCAGGAGCCCGGGAAGTACGCCGCCGCGGTGTGCCGGGTCCCGCTCCTGGACATGGTCCGCTTCGAGAGGTCGGGGCTGGGGCCCAGCTGGGTGCCCGAGTACGGCAGTGTGCGCGACCCCGCACAGGCGCGGACGCTGCTGGGCTACTCCCCGTACCACCGTGTCACGCCCGGCGTCAGCTACCCGGCGGTGCTGCTGGCCGCCTCGGACGGCGACACCCGGACCGATCCGCTCCACGCCCGCAAGATGTGCGCTGCTCTGCAACACGCCACGTCCGGGGCAGGGCCGGTCCTGCTGCGGCTGGAACGCGGCGTCGGGCACGGCGCCCGAGCCGTCTCGCGTGTGGTGGCGCTGGAGGCCGAGTGCCTCGCGTTCCTGGCCGGGCAGGTCGGGCTGCGGGCGCCGGGCGGGGACGCTCCGTGA